The nucleotide sequence CCGGATCAAGGTCCAGCAGCCGATTCTGACCAACGCGGACCTGGCAAAGATCCGCACACTGGCCGATCCACATTTTAAGAGCAAGACGCTCCGCATGCTTTTCCGCGTGGCAGAGGGGCCGGATGGCCTCGGGTCAGCGGTGGACACGCTCTGCAAGGAGGCCTCGCAGGCGATCAAGGACGGTTACAAGTTCCTCATTCTGAGCGATCGGGACGTGGACGAACACTGGGCGCCGATTCCGAGCCTGCTCGGGATTGCGGCGGTGCACCATCATCTGGTGCGCGAATGCACGCGGACAGAAGTCGGATTGATTCTCGAAACTGGCGAGCCGCGTGACGCCCATCACTTCGCCTGCCTCATCGGCTACGGCGCGGGCACGATCAATCCCTATCTCGTGTTCGAGTCCCTCGTGGACATGGAGCGCGACAACTATCTGCCAGAGGGCATCGACGCCGCGACGGCCGAGGGCAAGTTCATTAAGGCCATCGGCAAGGGTCTGCTGAAAGTTTTCTCCAAGATGGGGATCTCGACGGTGCAATCCTACTGCGGCGCGCAGATCTTCGAGGCGATCGGTTTGAACCGGGACGTGATCGGCCGGTACTTCACCGGGACACCGTCGCGGGTCGAGGGCATCGGCATCCGCGAGATCGGCGAAGAAACGCTGCGCCGACACCGCCTGGCCTACGAGCCGGCAGCGATCCGACAGCTCGACTTCGGCGGTGAGATCCACTACCGCATCCAGGGCGAGCACCACAACTGGAATCCGGAGACGATCGCCAAGCTACAGCACGCGACCCGCGCCAACGACGTGAAGACTTTCGCCGAGTTTTCGCAGGCGGTGGATGACGAGAGCACGCACCGGTCGAATCTTCGCGGACTGCTCGAGTTCAAGTTTGCGCCAACGCCGATTCCCATTGAGGAGGTCGAGTCGGCCAAGGACATCGTGAAGCGCTTCAACACGGGCGCCATGTCCTTCGGCTCGATCAGCAAGGAGGCGCACGAGACGCTGGCCATCGCCATGAACCGCCTTGGCGGCAAGAGTAACACGGGCGAGGGGGGGGAGGACTCGGAGCGCTTCGGAGCGCTGGGCAACGGCGATTCGAAGAATAGCTACATTAAGCAGGTGGCGTCCGCGCGGTTCGGCGTGACAACGCACTATCTCGTCAATGCACGTGAGCTGCAGATCAAGATGGCGCAGGGCGCTAAACCCGGCGAGGGCGGGCAGTTGCCCGGCCACAAGGTAGACGAGAACATCGCGCGGCTGCGCTATTCCACGCCAGGCGTCCAGCTCATTTCGCCGCCGCCGCACCACGATATCTATTCCATCGAGGATCTCGCGCAGTTGATCTTTGATCTCAAAAACGCGAATCCCGACGCGGACGTATCGGTGAAGCTCGTCTCCGAAGTCGGCGTCGGCACCGTGGCGGCGGGTGTTGCCAAGGCTCATGCGGACAAGGTGCTGATCAGCGGCGACTCGGGCGGGACCGGTGCCTCGCCGCTTTCTTCCATTAAATATGCGGGCGTGCCGTGGGAGTTGGGGTTGGCCGAGACGCACCAGACGCTCGTGCTCAACGATCTGCGCGGCCGCATCCGGGTCGAGACGGACGGACAGATGAAGACGGGCCGCGATGTGGCGATCGCGACCTTGTTGGGCGCGGAGGAGTACGGCTTCGCGACGGCGCCGCTGATCGTTGAAGGCTGCATCATGATGCGTAAGTGCCACCTCAACACCTGCCCGGTGGGCATCGCGACGCAGGACCCGGAGCTGCGCAAGAAGTTCGCCGGCAGCCCGGACCATATCGTCAATTACTTCTTCTTCGTCGCTGAGGAGTTGCGGCAGCTCATGGCGAAGCTGGGCTTCCGGACAATCCATGACATGGTCGGACGCGTGGACAAACTGAAAATCCACAAGGCGGTGGATCACTGGAAGGCCAAGGGGCTCGACCTCACGCCGCTGCTCACCCGGCCGGACGTCGAAGACGGCATCGCGCGCTACTGCCAGCAGAAGCAGGACCACGGCATCGCTGACGTGCTCGACCGTACGTTGATCGACAAGTGCACGCTGGCGATTGAGAAGAAGCAGAAAGTCACGCTCGCGCTGCCGATCAAGAACGTCAATCGTACGGTCGGTACGATGCTCTCGAGCGCGATCGCGAAGAAGCACGGATTGGCCGGCCTTCCTGAAGGCACGATCTCGATCGCGTTCACTGGGTCGGCCGGGCAATCATTCGGGGCCTTCCTCGCGCACGGCGTCACGCTTACCCTGGAAGGGGAGTCCAACGATTATCTTGGCAAGGGGCTCTCCGGAGGGACGATCGTCGTCTATCCGCCGAAGCACGTCATTTTCAATCCGGAGGACACGATCCTGATCGGCAATGCGTCGCTCTACGGCGCGACGCAGGGCGAGGCCTACTTCTACGGGATGGCCGGCGAGCGGTTTGCCGTGCGGAACAGCGGCGCCTCCGCCGTTGTCGAGGGCACGGGTGACCATGGCTGCGAATACATGACGGGGGGCGCGGTGGTCGTGCTTGGTAAGACCGGCCGCAACTTCGCGGCGGGCATGTCCGGCGGCGTGGCCTTCGTGCTCAACGAGCACGGCAAGTTTGAGGGCCAGTGCAACCTCGGCATGGTCGAATTGGAACCGGTATCTGCGAAGGATGACCAGCAACTGCTCCATGGCCTCATCACCAGGCACTTCATGCAAACCGGTAGCCGCAAGGCGAAGGCAGTGCTTGATGCCTGGGAGGCGATGCTGCCGAAGTTCGTGAAGGTCATGCCGGTGGATTACAAGCGTGTTCTCGAAGAGCGGAAGCGGAAAGCGGCAGCCCATCCGGCGTAATGCGTCATTGGTGGGGCGCAAGACGGATACGAGATACGAGGAACGAAGCGAATGGGTGATCCAAAGGGTTTCATGAAATATGCCCGTGAGGGCCCGCAGCGGAAGCCGGTCGAGTTGCGCGTACTTGACTGGAAGGAGATGTACGAGCCGATCTCTGAAGACAAACTCAAGATCCAGGGCGCGCGCTGCATGGATTGCGGCGTGCCTTTCTGCCAGGGGAACACTGGCTGTCCGGTCGTCAATCTGATTCCTGAGTGGAATGACCTTGTCTATCGCGGGCGCTGGAAGGACGCGCTCAAGGCGTTGCATACCACGAACAATTTCCCTGAGTTTACCGGCCGGCTCTGTCCCGCACCCTGCGAAGGCGCCTGCGTACTCGGCATCAACAGCGATCCGGTGTCCATCCGCATCATTGAATGGAACATGATTGACCGCGGCTTTAACGAGGGCTGGGTGGAACCGATTCTGCCGGTGGCGAACACTGGTAAAACGGTGGCGGTCGTGGGGTCAGGTCCGGCCGGTTTGGCTGCGGCGCAGCAGCTTGCGCGGGCAGGCCATGCGGTCACGGTTTTCGAAAAGGCCGACCGGATCGGCGGCCTGCTCCGCTACGGCATCCCAGATTTCAAGATGGAAAAACACGTGATCGACCGCCGGCTGGAGCAGATGACCGCTGAAGGCGTCGTCTTCAAAACTGGCGCGACCATTGGGAAAGATATCAGTGGCGAGGAGCTCCGGAAGAAATTCGACGCCGTGTGTCTCGCCATGGGCGCCGAGCAGCCGCGCGACCTGCCGGTGCCGGGGCGGGAGCTCAAGGGCGTCCATTTCGCGATGGACTATCTCGTGCAACAGAACAGGCGCAACGCTGGCCGCACGGTCACCACCGAGGCGATCATGGCCACGGGCAAGAACGTTGTCATCATCGGCGGCGGCGACACGGGCTCGGACTGTCTCGGTACGGTACACCGACAGGGCTGTGCGGAAGCGCATCAGTTTGAATTGTTGCCGGAGCCGCCGCTACAGCGTGCCGCTTCCACGCCCTGGCCGCTGTGGCCCATGCAGTTGCGCAGCTCGCACGCGCATGAAGAGGGCTGCGACCGCCAGTGGAGCGTTTCGACAACGAAATTCTCCGGTCCCAACGGGCAGGTGACGACCCTCCACGCGCATCGCGTGAAGTTCGAAGCTGGAAAGTTTGTGCCGATCCCTGGCACCGAGTTTGAGTTGCGCGCCGATCTTGTGCTCCTGGCCATGGGTTTCACGGGGCCGGTGAAGAACGGCCTGCTCGATAACCTCGGCGTCAAATATGACGCGCGCGGCAATGTCATGGCCGACGACAACTTCATGACCAACCTCGACGGCGTCTTCGCTGGCGGCGACACGCGGCGTGGGCAATCCCTTATCGTCTGGGCCATCGCGGAGGGCCGCAAGATGGCTGCTGGAGTGGACAAGTATCTTCGCGCTGGTAAATCCGCCAAGACCATTGCCGCCTAGACTCGAGACTCTTCCCTTCCCTGTAGTCCAACGTAATCCTCTGGAGTGACCGCAAGAGTCGCAAGAAGGCCGCCGGAAGGGACCAATACCTCCGCACGGGTAAATCCGCCCTAGCCGACGGAGGCCGCGCGGCTCAGCGGGGGGAGGACAAAGGTGCGGACGCAGCGCAGCGGAAGCCGACGGTTGCGGCGCGCTGATCTGGCGGCGCGCCGCTGCGCGTGGCCGCGCGTAGCATCATCGGCTTGCTTTTCCAGGAGCCGCCACGTACGCCCCGGTAGCGGCCGTCGCGCGGGCCGGCCGGATTTCGATTCGGCGTGATGGCATAGTAGTCGAACAGGAACCAGTCCTGCACCCACTCGGCCACGTTACCGGCCATGTGGCGTGCCCCGTAGGGGCTGGCGCCCGTCTCGCCGCTGCCGACGGGCTGCACGAGCGGAATTTCATGCACATGATACTGGCCAAACACCGCCAGCCTGTCTGCCGGTGCCTGCGTGCCCCAGGGAAACAGGTTCGCGGACTCGCCGCGTGCGGCCTTTTCCCATTCGGCTTCGGTCGGCAGCCGTTTACCGATGGATCGGCAGAAGTTGTCTGCGTCGGCCCAGGTGACGTAGAGGGCGGGCCAGCGGGCCAGGCTCTCGTCCGTTGCTGCATGCACCGTGATCATGTGCCAGATGAGTTTCCGCAATTCGTCTGGTGTCGGCCGCTGTTGTTTGCTGAGATGCGCGAGATATTCGCCGAGGCTGACTTCGTCGCGATCGATGGCATAGGCGTCGAGCCAAACTTTATGCTGCGGTAATTCCGTGTCGTCGTATTGGGTGTGCAATCCATAGGGATCGTCGTCCACGCGAGTCGACCCCATCAGAAACCAGCCGGCGGCAATGGGAAGGGCGGGCGAAGGCATCCCAAGATTTGCAATGCCGGCCAAGCGGGCGGACAGGTCTTTCGCTGCCGGCGGAGACGATTCGGCCGCTGCGGGCAGTGCGCAGACCACAACAAGCGCACCGGTGAGCAGCATCCATGCAGCACGCATGGGCGGATTGTAGCAGGATGTTGGAAAAGGCCGCCAGCCGCGTTATTCTGCGGCTATGCAATGCGTCTCACGCACCGTGCTCGTGCTGTCCATATTGTTGTCGATGGTGACGTCGGGTGTTGCGGCGACGGAACCGTCCGCCCCAAAGCCCGGCCCGGTGCCCGAGGAAGACTACCCCCTCTACGACCTTGTCGTGCGGACCAAGTACCTC is from Nitrospira sp. and encodes:
- a CDS encoding glutamate synthase subunit beta, translating into MGDPKGFMKYAREGPQRKPVELRVLDWKEMYEPISEDKLKIQGARCMDCGVPFCQGNTGCPVVNLIPEWNDLVYRGRWKDALKALHTTNNFPEFTGRLCPAPCEGACVLGINSDPVSIRIIEWNMIDRGFNEGWVEPILPVANTGKTVAVVGSGPAGLAAAQQLARAGHAVTVFEKADRIGGLLRYGIPDFKMEKHVIDRRLEQMTAEGVVFKTGATIGKDISGEELRKKFDAVCLAMGAEQPRDLPVPGRELKGVHFAMDYLVQQNRRNAGRTVTTEAIMATGKNVVIIGGGDTGSDCLGTVHRQGCAEAHQFELLPEPPLQRAASTPWPLWPMQLRSSHAHEEGCDRQWSVSTTKFSGPNGQVTTLHAHRVKFEAGKFVPIPGTEFELRADLVLLAMGFTGPVKNGLLDNLGVKYDARGNVMADDNFMTNLDGVFAGGDTRRGQSLIVWAIAEGRKMAAGVDKYLRAGKSAKTIAA
- the gltB gene encoding glutamate synthase large subunit, with product MNIPGLPPKQGLYDPQFEKDACGIGFVASIKGDKSHSIVEQGLQVLVNLSHRGAQGCDPCTGDGAGILLQVPHEFLSRAAADAGVKLPGTGEYGVGMVFLPPNAAARKQCESLVEKIVGQEGARFLGWRDVPVKSDAIGEQARRTEPAIRQLFIARDVLDAAAFERKLYIIRKRAERAVRESAIEGREYWYIPSLSANTIVYKGLLLPEQMAAYYQDLADSSLKSALALVHSRFSTNTFPTWPLAHPYRYICHNGEINTLKGNVNWMKARQGRLQSDLFNKDAEKLFPIVYEQQSDSACLDNALEFLVLGGRSLPHAMMMLIPEPWVANPQMDLDRRGFYQYHAAVMEPWDGPAAVCFTDGKLIGATLDRNGLRPCRYQVTTDGLVVLASEAGVLPVDPRNIRLKGRLQPGRMFLVDTAQGRIVDDEEIKADIVGRKPYRSWVGQYGISLDELPAPLNVPQPDHPTTRQRQQAFGYTVEELKMVITPMVVTGEEPVSSMGTDTPLAVLSERPQLLFKYFKQLFAQVTNPPIDPIREQLVMSLVTNIGPKPNLMDERPESCRRIKVQQPILTNADLAKIRTLADPHFKSKTLRMLFRVAEGPDGLGSAVDTLCKEASQAIKDGYKFLILSDRDVDEHWAPIPSLLGIAAVHHHLVRECTRTEVGLILETGEPRDAHHFACLIGYGAGTINPYLVFESLVDMERDNYLPEGIDAATAEGKFIKAIGKGLLKVFSKMGISTVQSYCGAQIFEAIGLNRDVIGRYFTGTPSRVEGIGIREIGEETLRRHRLAYEPAAIRQLDFGGEIHYRIQGEHHNWNPETIAKLQHATRANDVKTFAEFSQAVDDESTHRSNLRGLLEFKFAPTPIPIEEVESAKDIVKRFNTGAMSFGSISKEAHETLAIAMNRLGGKSNTGEGGEDSERFGALGNGDSKNSYIKQVASARFGVTTHYLVNARELQIKMAQGAKPGEGGQLPGHKVDENIARLRYSTPGVQLISPPPHHDIYSIEDLAQLIFDLKNANPDADVSVKLVSEVGVGTVAAGVAKAHADKVLISGDSGGTGASPLSSIKYAGVPWELGLAETHQTLVLNDLRGRIRVETDGQMKTGRDVAIATLLGAEEYGFATAPLIVEGCIMMRKCHLNTCPVGIATQDPELRKKFAGSPDHIVNYFFFVAEELRQLMAKLGFRTIHDMVGRVDKLKIHKAVDHWKAKGLDLTPLLTRPDVEDGIARYCQQKQDHGIADVLDRTLIDKCTLAIEKKQKVTLALPIKNVNRTVGTMLSSAIAKKHGLAGLPEGTISIAFTGSAGQSFGAFLAHGVTLTLEGESNDYLGKGLSGGTIVVYPPKHVIFNPEDTILIGNASLYGATQGEAYFYGMAGERFAVRNSGASAVVEGTGDHGCEYMTGGAVVVLGKTGRNFAAGMSGGVAFVLNEHGKFEGQCNLGMVELEPVSAKDDQQLLHGLITRHFMQTGSRKAKAVLDAWEAMLPKFVKVMPVDYKRVLEERKRKAAAHPA
- a CDS encoding formylglycine-generating enzyme family protein, whose protein sequence is MRAAWMLLTGALVVVCALPAAAESSPPAAKDLSARLAGIANLGMPSPALPIAAGWFLMGSTRVDDDPYGLHTQYDDTELPQHKVWLDAYAIDRDEVSLGEYLAHLSKQQRPTPDELRKLIWHMITVHAATDESLARWPALYVTWADADNFCRSIGKRLPTEAEWEKAARGESANLFPWGTQAPADRLAVFGQYHVHEIPLVQPVGSGETGASPYGARHMAGNVAEWVQDWFLFDYYAITPNRNPAGPRDGRYRGVRGGSWKSKPMMLRAATRSGAPPDQRAATVGFRCAASAPLSSPR